One genomic segment of Vespa velutina chromosome 10, iVesVel2.1, whole genome shotgun sequence includes these proteins:
- the LOC124952179 gene encoding glutamyl aminopeptidase-like isoform X2: MSHDHQDDYTFRLPKEVKPIHYDIYLYPDLNNGTFVGKVTILINVLDKRGQIALHQKDLNITRIELKTYDREENYEIELMPPFTVAKYEMLVVPIKNEINSGLYNLSIDFNGALQPDKIVGFYSSKYKDEYNKTRYIATSKFEPTYARRAFPCFDEPSFKAEFSVKLVHPTDECYNALSNMNVKSTLINQPNSGLTTVVFAKSVPMSTYLSCFIISDFVAVTKKAKGFDGREFPISVYTTRAQREKGSFALKIGVDIIEYYINLFRIDYPLPKLDMIAIPDFVSGAMENWGIVTYREARLLYDNQTSSTREMHDIVTVISHEFAHMWFGNLVTMKWWNDLWLNEGFASFMQYKSANAILPDWGLMEEFLLDQIHLVFITDAKLSTHPIIQTVNNPDEITSIFDEISYRKGSSVIRMMENFIGVDRFYDGIRTYLNRFTYHNAETDDLFKILQEQVGTEINVTEIMDTWTRQNGFPVVNVHKTENKYVLTQKRFLADPDTQIDPTESDYGYKWIIPITYITNKSSKPILIWFNNNASNLVIELKEPVEWIKFNKDQIGYYRVNYETTEWENLIHLLKYYHTRLSVSDRAHLLEEVFSLASAGELDYGIAMNMTTYLPRENHVIPWTVASKNLLAIDQFLSSTNLSTIFKSYVRNLVDSVYHDVTWRVDNTEDHVMLRLRSIVLDLACSVGHIECLEEASEIFKKWINDIKDVRPHPDIRGLIYYYGLHYAGSEAEWNLMFDKFVQETDSSEKLKLMRGLTGIRESWLLSKFITIAKNENYVRAQDFFSCLTAISNNPVGTPLVWDWVRGNWEFLVQRYTLNDRYLGQLIPGITKTFATETKLNEMKAFFEKYPEAGAGASNRAKALETVQNNIKWLAKNTAKLENWLNSHSNN, from the exons ATGAGTCACGATCACCAGGATGATTATACTTTCAGATTACCAAAGGAAGTTAAACCGAttcattatgatatttatttatatcccGATCTTAACAATGGTACATTCGTGGGTAAAGTTACGATCCTTATAAATGTCTTAGACAAAAGAGGCCAAATCGCCCTTCATCAAAAGGATCTCAATATTACTCGTATCGAATTAAAAACTTATGATCGCGAAGAGAATtatgaaattgaattaatgCCTCCATTTACGGTCGCGAAATATGAAATGCTTGTTGTTCCTATAAAGAACGAAATCAATTCAGGACTTTataatctatctatcgattttAATGGAGCACTACAACCGGACAAAATTGTCGGTTTCTATTCAAGCAAATATAAAGACGAGTATAATAAAACGAG ATACATTGCTACTTCGAAATTTGAACCAACCTATGCGAGAAGAGCGTTTCCTTGCTTCGACGAGCCTTCGTTCAAGGCCGAATTTTCAGTTAAATTAGTTCATCCTACAGACGAGTGTTATAATGCACTTTCCAATATGAACGTCAAG AGTACTCTTATTAATCAACCAAATTCTGGACTTACCACCGTGGTCTTTGCCAAAAGTGTACCTATGTCAACTTACTTAAGTTGCTTCATAATTAGCGATTTCGTAGCCGTGACAAAAAAAGCGAAAGGTTTTGATGGCCGAGAATTTCCAATTAGCGTATACACTACCAGAGCACAAAGGGAAAAAGGTTCTTTTGCTCTTAAAATTGGTGttgatataattgaatattatatcaatttattccGTATAGACTATCCTTTGCCTAAGCTTG ATATGATTGCGATACCAGATTTTGTATCGGGTGCGATGGAAAATTGGGGTATAGTAACGTACAGAGAAGCGAGATTACTTTACGATAATCAAACGAGTTCTACGCGAGAGATGCACGATATTGTCACCGTAATTAGTCACGAATTTGCACATATGTGGTTTGGAAATCTag ttACAATGAAGTGGTGGAATGATCTATGGTTAAATGAAGGTTTTGCTTCGTTCATGCAATACAAAAGCGCGAATGCTATTCTTCCCGATTGGGGACTG ATGGAAGAATTTCTTCTCGACCAAATACATTTGGTCTTCATTACAGATGCCAAATTGAGCACTCATCCGATCATTCAAACTGTCAATAATCCCGATGAGATTACATCGATTTTCGATGAAATCTCTTATAGAAAG ggaTCATCCGTTATACGTATGATGGAAAATTTTATCGGTGTTGATAGATTTTACGACGGCATTAGAACATATCTGAATAGATTCACTTATCATAATGCGGAGACGGatgatctttttaaaattttacaagaaCAAGTTGGAACAGAAATAAATGTGACGGAGATCATGGATACCTGGACCAGACAAAATGGCTTTCCGGTCGTAAATGTTCACAAGActgaaaataaatacgtattaaCACAAAAACGTTTCTTAGCCGATCCAGATACTCAAATTGATCCTACGGAATCAGATTACGg atataaatggataatacctataacatatattactaataaatCATCAAAGCCAATTTTAATCTGGTTCAATAATAATGCTAGTAatt tGGTGATAGAATTGAAAGAACCTGTCGAAtggattaaatttaataaagatcaaATTGGTTATTATCGCGTTAATTATGAAACAACGGAATGGGAAAATTTGATTCATCTGCTTAAATACTATCACACG AGATTATCTGTATCAGATAGAGCTCATCTCTTGGAAGAAGTATTTAGTTTAGCATCTGCAGGTGAACTTGATTATGGCATCGCCATGAATATGACCACGTATCTTCCACGAGAAAATCATGTTATTCCTTGGACTGTTGCATCTAAAAATTTATTGGCTATAGATCAATTTTTGTCGTCAACAAATTTGTCAACTATTTTTAAG TCTTACGTAAGAAATTTGGTTGATAGCGTGTATCACGATGTAACATGGCGTGTGGATAACACAGAAGATCATGTAATGct AAGACTTCGTTCGATAGTGTTAGATTTGGCTTGTTCGGTAGGTCATATAGAATGTTTAGAAGAAGCATCTGAAATCTTCAAAAAGTGGATTAACGATATAAAGGACGTACGTCCGCATCCAGATATTCGaggattgatttattattacg GCTTACATTATGCTGGTTCTGAAGCTGAATGGAATCTTATGTTCGATAAATTCGTTCAGGAAACGGATTCGtcggaaaaattaaaattgatgcGTGGATTAACGGGAATACGAGAAAGTTGGCTTTTGAGCAA atttatCACTATAGcgaagaatgaaaattatgttCGTGCACaagattttttctcttgtttgaCGGCAATTTCTAATAATCCCGTTGGTACACCTCTCGTTTGGGATTGGGTCCGAGGAAACTGGGAATTTTTAGTTCAGAGATACACTTTGAACGATCGATACCTTGGACAACTTATACCTGGAATTACAAAAACTTTTGCTACGGAAACcaaattaaacgaaatgaaagcctttttcgaaaaatatccTGAAGCCGGTGCTGGTGCATCGAATCGAGCGAAAGCATTGGAGACagtacaaaataatataaaatggttAGCAAAAAATACAGCTAAGCTTGAAAACTGGTTGAATTCGCATTCGAACAATTAA
- the LOC124952179 gene encoding glutamyl aminopeptidase-like isoform X1: MSYKFAMRSTDGAMNRSGAVTMLKSHQRGDRTSVFLCFTCAVCFLLSVTCTFLGTLVVLDQNVEAANYRYDPSKSETVAIMSHDHQDDYTFRLPKEVKPIHYDIYLYPDLNNGTFVGKVTILINVLDKRGQIALHQKDLNITRIELKTYDREENYEIELMPPFTVAKYEMLVVPIKNEINSGLYNLSIDFNGALQPDKIVGFYSSKYKDEYNKTRYIATSKFEPTYARRAFPCFDEPSFKAEFSVKLVHPTDECYNALSNMNVKSTLINQPNSGLTTVVFAKSVPMSTYLSCFIISDFVAVTKKAKGFDGREFPISVYTTRAQREKGSFALKIGVDIIEYYINLFRIDYPLPKLDMIAIPDFVSGAMENWGIVTYREARLLYDNQTSSTREMHDIVTVISHEFAHMWFGNLVTMKWWNDLWLNEGFASFMQYKSANAILPDWGLMEEFLLDQIHLVFITDAKLSTHPIIQTVNNPDEITSIFDEISYRKGSSVIRMMENFIGVDRFYDGIRTYLNRFTYHNAETDDLFKILQEQVGTEINVTEIMDTWTRQNGFPVVNVHKTENKYVLTQKRFLADPDTQIDPTESDYGYKWIIPITYITNKSSKPILIWFNNNASNLVIELKEPVEWIKFNKDQIGYYRVNYETTEWENLIHLLKYYHTRLSVSDRAHLLEEVFSLASAGELDYGIAMNMTTYLPRENHVIPWTVASKNLLAIDQFLSSTNLSTIFKSYVRNLVDSVYHDVTWRVDNTEDHVMLRLRSIVLDLACSVGHIECLEEASEIFKKWINDIKDVRPHPDIRGLIYYYGLHYAGSEAEWNLMFDKFVQETDSSEKLKLMRGLTGIRESWLLSKFITIAKNENYVRAQDFFSCLTAISNNPVGTPLVWDWVRGNWEFLVQRYTLNDRYLGQLIPGITKTFATETKLNEMKAFFEKYPEAGAGASNRAKALETVQNNIKWLAKNTAKLENWLNSHSNN, encoded by the exons ATGAGTTATAAATTTGCAATGCGATCAACAGATGGCGCAATGAATCGTAGCGGCGCAGTAACGATGCTTAAGTCGCACCAACGTGGCGACAGgacttctgtttttctttgttttacttGTGCAGTTTGTTTTCTTCTAAGCGTTACCTGTACTTTTCTCGGTACTCTTGTTGTCCTCGATCAGAACGTTGAGGCTGCCAACTATCGATACG atccAAGTAAATCGGAAACGGTCGCCATCATGAGTCACGATCACCAGGATGATTATACTTTCAGATTACCAAAGGAAGTTAAACCGAttcattatgatatttatttatatcccGATCTTAACAATGGTACATTCGTGGGTAAAGTTACGATCCTTATAAATGTCTTAGACAAAAGAGGCCAAATCGCCCTTCATCAAAAGGATCTCAATATTACTCGTATCGAATTAAAAACTTATGATCGCGAAGAGAATtatgaaattgaattaatgCCTCCATTTACGGTCGCGAAATATGAAATGCTTGTTGTTCCTATAAAGAACGAAATCAATTCAGGACTTTataatctatctatcgattttAATGGAGCACTACAACCGGACAAAATTGTCGGTTTCTATTCAAGCAAATATAAAGACGAGTATAATAAAACGAG ATACATTGCTACTTCGAAATTTGAACCAACCTATGCGAGAAGAGCGTTTCCTTGCTTCGACGAGCCTTCGTTCAAGGCCGAATTTTCAGTTAAATTAGTTCATCCTACAGACGAGTGTTATAATGCACTTTCCAATATGAACGTCAAG AGTACTCTTATTAATCAACCAAATTCTGGACTTACCACCGTGGTCTTTGCCAAAAGTGTACCTATGTCAACTTACTTAAGTTGCTTCATAATTAGCGATTTCGTAGCCGTGACAAAAAAAGCGAAAGGTTTTGATGGCCGAGAATTTCCAATTAGCGTATACACTACCAGAGCACAAAGGGAAAAAGGTTCTTTTGCTCTTAAAATTGGTGttgatataattgaatattatatcaatttattccGTATAGACTATCCTTTGCCTAAGCTTG ATATGATTGCGATACCAGATTTTGTATCGGGTGCGATGGAAAATTGGGGTATAGTAACGTACAGAGAAGCGAGATTACTTTACGATAATCAAACGAGTTCTACGCGAGAGATGCACGATATTGTCACCGTAATTAGTCACGAATTTGCACATATGTGGTTTGGAAATCTag ttACAATGAAGTGGTGGAATGATCTATGGTTAAATGAAGGTTTTGCTTCGTTCATGCAATACAAAAGCGCGAATGCTATTCTTCCCGATTGGGGACTG ATGGAAGAATTTCTTCTCGACCAAATACATTTGGTCTTCATTACAGATGCCAAATTGAGCACTCATCCGATCATTCAAACTGTCAATAATCCCGATGAGATTACATCGATTTTCGATGAAATCTCTTATAGAAAG ggaTCATCCGTTATACGTATGATGGAAAATTTTATCGGTGTTGATAGATTTTACGACGGCATTAGAACATATCTGAATAGATTCACTTATCATAATGCGGAGACGGatgatctttttaaaattttacaagaaCAAGTTGGAACAGAAATAAATGTGACGGAGATCATGGATACCTGGACCAGACAAAATGGCTTTCCGGTCGTAAATGTTCACAAGActgaaaataaatacgtattaaCACAAAAACGTTTCTTAGCCGATCCAGATACTCAAATTGATCCTACGGAATCAGATTACGg atataaatggataatacctataacatatattactaataaatCATCAAAGCCAATTTTAATCTGGTTCAATAATAATGCTAGTAatt tGGTGATAGAATTGAAAGAACCTGTCGAAtggattaaatttaataaagatcaaATTGGTTATTATCGCGTTAATTATGAAACAACGGAATGGGAAAATTTGATTCATCTGCTTAAATACTATCACACG AGATTATCTGTATCAGATAGAGCTCATCTCTTGGAAGAAGTATTTAGTTTAGCATCTGCAGGTGAACTTGATTATGGCATCGCCATGAATATGACCACGTATCTTCCACGAGAAAATCATGTTATTCCTTGGACTGTTGCATCTAAAAATTTATTGGCTATAGATCAATTTTTGTCGTCAACAAATTTGTCAACTATTTTTAAG TCTTACGTAAGAAATTTGGTTGATAGCGTGTATCACGATGTAACATGGCGTGTGGATAACACAGAAGATCATGTAATGct AAGACTTCGTTCGATAGTGTTAGATTTGGCTTGTTCGGTAGGTCATATAGAATGTTTAGAAGAAGCATCTGAAATCTTCAAAAAGTGGATTAACGATATAAAGGACGTACGTCCGCATCCAGATATTCGaggattgatttattattacg GCTTACATTATGCTGGTTCTGAAGCTGAATGGAATCTTATGTTCGATAAATTCGTTCAGGAAACGGATTCGtcggaaaaattaaaattgatgcGTGGATTAACGGGAATACGAGAAAGTTGGCTTTTGAGCAA atttatCACTATAGcgaagaatgaaaattatgttCGTGCACaagattttttctcttgtttgaCGGCAATTTCTAATAATCCCGTTGGTACACCTCTCGTTTGGGATTGGGTCCGAGGAAACTGGGAATTTTTAGTTCAGAGATACACTTTGAACGATCGATACCTTGGACAACTTATACCTGGAATTACAAAAACTTTTGCTACGGAAACcaaattaaacgaaatgaaagcctttttcgaaaaatatccTGAAGCCGGTGCTGGTGCATCGAATCGAGCGAAAGCATTGGAGACagtacaaaataatataaaatggttAGCAAAAAATACAGCTAAGCTTGAAAACTGGTTGAATTCGCATTCGAACAATTAA
- the LOC124952038 gene encoding acyl-CoA Delta-9 desaturase-like isoform X2: MAPNLFGTSASLFLEASQQNLIQEKSTTEKTSTPKLETQKSLRSKSKYKWKIVWRNVIAFLYLHISALYGLYMCFTVAKLITVIYTFLIGFVAGFGVTAGAHRLWAHKSYKAKWPMRVILMICQTIAFQNHIYEWVRDHRVHHKFTDTDADPHNSQRGFFFSHIGWLMLKKHPDVIKKGATIDMSDIEKDPVVVWQRRYTLSLNLTWLVNSAAHIWGTKPYDSSISPTDSYSVGIAAFGEGWHNYHHVFPWDYKAAELGNYKMNFTTAIIDGFAKLGWAYDLKTVPIEMIQKRATRTGDGSKYEITEGQHEHTHSNTVWGWDDRDMISEDIQCARILQKSD; encoded by the exons ATGGCACCAAACTTGTTCGGAACTTCAGCATCTTTATTCTTGGAAGCGTCCCAGCAGAATCTTATTCAGGAAAAGTCAACAACAGAAAAAACAAGCACGCCGAAATTGGAAACACAGAAATCGCTAAGATCGAAGTCAAAGTATAAATGGAAAATTGTATGGAGAAACGTGATagcttttctttatcttcacATCAGTGCTCTTTACGGATTATATATGTGCTTTACCGTTGCAAAATTGATCACGGTCATATACA cgtTTTTGATAGGTTTCGTAGCGGGCTTCGGTGTAACAGCCGGTGCTCATAGATTATGGGCTCATAAATCCTATAAAGCGAAATGGCCTATGAGAGTAATTCTAATGATTTGTCAAACGATAGCCTTCCAA AATCACATTTACGAATGGGTGAGAGATCATAGAGTTCATCATAAATTCACTGACACTGATGCCGATCCGCATAATTCTCAGAGaggctttttcttttcgcacaTTGGCTGGCTGATGCTAAAAAAGCATCCTGACGTTATTAAAAAAGGTGCTACGATCGATATGAGCGACATTGAGAAAGATCCAGTAGTTGTTTGGCAACGAAG ATATACCTTATCCTTGAATCTTACGTGGCTTGTAAATTCTGCTGCTCATATATGGGGTACGAAACCATATGACAg TTCTATTTCACCAACCGATAGTTATTCAGTCGGTATAGCTGCATTCGGTGAAGGTTGGCATAATTATCATCATGTCTTTCCGTGGGATTACAAAGCCGCAGAGTTGGGCAACTATAAAATGAACTTTACGACGGCCATCATCGACGGTTTCGCGAAACTTGGTTGGGCCTATGATCTCAAGACTGTCCCTATTGAAATGATACAGAAACGAGCAACTCGAACGGGAGATGGCTCAAAATACGAAATTACCGAAGGTCAGCACGAACATACGCACAGTAACACTGTTTGGGGTTGGGATGATCGTGATATGATTTCTGAGGACATTCAATGCGCAAGGATATTACAAAAATCTGATTAA
- the LOC124952038 gene encoding acyl-CoA Delta-9 desaturase-like isoform X1, whose amino-acid sequence MAPNLFGTSASLFLEASQQNLIQEKSTTEKTSTPKLETQKSLRSKSKYKWKIVWRNVIAFLYLHISALYGLYMCFTVAKLITVIYTFLIGFVAGFGVTAGAHRLWAHKSYKAKWPMRVILMICQTIAFQNHIYEWVRDHRVHHKFTDTDADPHNSQRGFFFSHIGWLMLKKHPDVIKKGATIDMSDIEKDPVVVWQRRLYIILMPLFCFIIPTWIPWHFWGEKLMYAWYLTLFRYTLSLNLTWLVNSAAHIWGTKPYDSSISPTDSYSVGIAAFGEGWHNYHHVFPWDYKAAELGNYKMNFTTAIIDGFAKLGWAYDLKTVPIEMIQKRATRTGDGSKYEITEGQHEHTHSNTVWGWDDRDMISEDIQCARILQKSD is encoded by the exons ATGGCACCAAACTTGTTCGGAACTTCAGCATCTTTATTCTTGGAAGCGTCCCAGCAGAATCTTATTCAGGAAAAGTCAACAACAGAAAAAACAAGCACGCCGAAATTGGAAACACAGAAATCGCTAAGATCGAAGTCAAAGTATAAATGGAAAATTGTATGGAGAAACGTGATagcttttctttatcttcacATCAGTGCTCTTTACGGATTATATATGTGCTTTACCGTTGCAAAATTGATCACGGTCATATACA cgtTTTTGATAGGTTTCGTAGCGGGCTTCGGTGTAACAGCCGGTGCTCATAGATTATGGGCTCATAAATCCTATAAAGCGAAATGGCCTATGAGAGTAATTCTAATGATTTGTCAAACGATAGCCTTCCAA AATCACATTTACGAATGGGTGAGAGATCATAGAGTTCATCATAAATTCACTGACACTGATGCCGATCCGCATAATTCTCAGAGaggctttttcttttcgcacaTTGGCTGGCTGATGCTAAAAAAGCATCCTGACGTTATTAAAAAAGGTGCTACGATCGATATGAGCGACATTGAGAAAGATCCAGTAGTTGTTTGGCAACGAAG aCTTTATATCATTCTTATGCCACTCTTCTGTTTCATCATTCCCACGTGGATACCATGGCATTTCTGGGGAGAGAAATTGATGTATGCTTGGTACCTCACTCTTTTCAGATATACCTTATCCTTGAATCTTACGTGGCTTGTAAATTCTGCTGCTCATATATGGGGTACGAAACCATATGACAg TTCTATTTCACCAACCGATAGTTATTCAGTCGGTATAGCTGCATTCGGTGAAGGTTGGCATAATTATCATCATGTCTTTCCGTGGGATTACAAAGCCGCAGAGTTGGGCAACTATAAAATGAACTTTACGACGGCCATCATCGACGGTTTCGCGAAACTTGGTTGGGCCTATGATCTCAAGACTGTCCCTATTGAAATGATACAGAAACGAGCAACTCGAACGGGAGATGGCTCAAAATACGAAATTACCGAAGGTCAGCACGAACATACGCACAGTAACACTGTTTGGGGTTGGGATGATCGTGATATGATTTCTGAGGACATTCAATGCGCAAGGATATTACAAAAATCTGATTAA